The window TTCTACTTTATTATTACTTTGTTTTGAAACTGCATTATCCCCTATATTTGATGCATAGAGTTTATTTGATGTTATTATACTTTTTGATGATTTAGCATCAATATTTATTGCATATTCACTTGTTGTTATTATACTATTGTTGTAGATGTTTGTTTCTTCTGCATTATTTAATTGTACTGGTGCTATTTTTTTATCTTTTGTTATTGATTCCATGGTATTTGATGTTATGTTTGTTTGATTTGTATTTTCAAGTTTTATGAGTGTGATTTTTTCTCCAGAAAGTGACATTATAGTTCCATTAATACTCATATTTCTTGTTTGATCTAATAGAATACCTATTATATTTGGACCTGTAATATTAATTTTATTTGATTTTGTAACTGATAAATTTCTACATTCTTTTAATAATATTCCTATAGTTGAATTTGATGAAGAAATAATTGTATTGCCTGTAATACCACCATTATATCTTGGAAGTTTTGAATTCACTGCTCTTATTCCAACAGATGATTTTCCATTTGTAACAATCTTGTTTCCTCCAATAGTTAATATTTGATTTTCTACATTTATTCCATATGTATTTATTCCACTTATTTTTATAACATTTCCATAAATACTATTTTCATAAGTATTTTCTGAATTTATTACTTCTATTGCTTTTACTGAATTATTTCCTACTATAGTTATATTATTATTATCTATATCTGTTTTATTTGAATTTATTATTTCTATTGCTTTTACTGAATTATTTCCTAGTATAGTTATATTATTGTTATTTATATCTGTTTCATTTGAATTTAGGATTTGTATTGCTGTAACTTTTTCATTACTATTTACATTAATATTATTATAGTGAAAGTCTATTCCTGTTTCATTTTCTATTTTTATTGCATTAGCATTTGCTGTTAGATTGTTTTGTCTATTATGTTTCCTTTTGAGTTTAGATCTAGTACTAGTTTTTTATTTGTATTTGTTATACTCATGTTTGTCATGTTAATTTTTGTGTTTTCTGTTTTTATTGTTATGTTGTTTTGTGTATAATCATGATATCTTTTTATTGTTATTGTTCTATTATTATTTAGTAGTAGTGTTTTATTATTTAAGTTTCCAAGTATTAATCTTATGTCTCGTGTTTCATTTAGAGTGGTTGTTTTTATTGTTCCATCATTTTCAAAGAACTGATTGTATGTCTCATCGATTATGAGATAATTTTGATATGTTGGATTGTTTGAATTAATAATGTTATTATTAACTGGTGTTGTTGCTTCATCACCTACAAGAAGATCAGCTATAAAATTATTATTTTCAATTGTGTTATTTTGTGTTTGATTAATAATAACAGTATAATCATTTGTAGTATTAAAGTATGATTTTGTAATTATGTTATTATCAGTATTAAATATTACTACTGGTTGTTGATTTGTATTATTAATTTTTAAACCTGTAATATTTACATACCCATTTTCTTTTGTTACTATAGTGGTATTATATGATATAATTCTTGTGGTTTTTTGTGCTATGTTTAATGTAGAATTATTTATAGTTAGTATTTTATTGTTTAATGAGGCTATTATTTGGATTTGTTGAACATCAGCATATTCTGGTTTTAAGTTTCCATCATCATCAAAGTATATGTAGAATGTTTCATCATTTAATCGTATTATATTAACTTTTGGAGTGTTGTTTATGATAGTATTTTTTCCTGATACATAAGTTACAGCACCATCACCTTGATATGTTGAACTTACTAAGTGATTGGTTATTATTGTATTATTTTTAGCACTTTCACCTAATACTATTGCATAATCATCTTTTGTTGTTGTTATATTATTTTCAAGTACTTGTGTATTGTTTATAGTTAATGATATTGCACGTGTAAATGTATTATTTCGTATTATTGCATGATTTGATTTTAATTCTAGTGCTTTTGAATTTGTTCCTCCAACATTTAATACTCTGTTATTTTCAATATCATAGTTATAGTTATGTTGTAATCTTAATATTAGTATGTATTTATCAGTTGATGATAAACTGTTGTATAATGATGAACCTATAGGTGAATCAAAGGTATTGTTAATTATATTTATTTGAATATCATCTGTATAATTTTTATAGTTTTCCTGAGAAACTACTCCTGTTGATTTATTAAATATATTGTTTGTTAAGTTTAAATTTCCAGCATCTACTGATATGTCAAGTTGATCATTGTTTATGAAAGTACAACCATTAATAACAGTATTAATACCTATAATATCTCTTAAATCGAAGAAATCTGAGCTTCCAGTATTTATTGTTATTCCACTTCCAAGTTTAAATGTACTTCCTCCATCATATCCTATGTTATCTCGTATTGTTGAGTTTATTATTGTCATGTTTTTATCATTTGTTACTGTTCCCCAACGTGCATAGTTTTTCTGGAAAGTACAGTTTATTATTGTGGCTGTTCCATTGTTATATACTCCTGCTCCATAGTTACCTGTACTACTACTTTTACGGTTTGCTTCAAAGAAACTATTTAAAACTGTGAGATTTGAACCATTAGTATTACGTATACTTGCACCTACTCCACCATGGTTATAGATAAAGCTTACATTATCAACTTTAAGATTACCATAATTTTTCACAGTAGATGTAGGATATGCATTAATATTTGATCCTCCTGGATTCCAACAATTTTTAATTGTCATATTATTTATTGTTATAAGTCCAGATCCACGAGTTATAGTCATAGCCCAATTACCAGTAGCATTATTATATGTTGTCCATATGGCTGATGAATCCCATGAATAATCTCCATCTTTTCCTGCAATGGTATAATTTACTTCTCCGTTAATACTTGAGTTTCCAAGTCCTATGAAGTTTATGTATAGTTCTCCTGGTATGGTAAGATTTGTATTTCCTACTCCTTTAAATTCACCATTTAGGTATATGTTTGCTGCTTGTTTATTGTTTTTTACAGTATCTATTGCTTTTTGTATTGTTTTAAATGGACT of the Methanosphaera cuniculi genome contains:
- a CDS encoding autotransporter outer membrane beta-barrel domain-containing protein; translation: MGDKEVAKIVCSETNVKFNNVKGKPGETVTLKAEFTNTDNLIQTGKVAFKINDNTIGHTQINFGIAQMNYTIPNDFRSKEYKLTVVYGGTSKIVEARKNAKLSLERLNTKTELKTTITGNNLKIEVNPRDENNQTITYGKICVKIEGKTLQNLNIKGKTTVNFTIPKNWNNREIRVLAIYGENSQYNTSRTEIKTKLTLPKTEVKEIKKDTIVNNYYVSNNGSDSNSGSVNSPFKTIQKAIDTVKNNKQAANIYLNGEFKGVGNTNLTIPGELYINFIGLGNSSINGEVNYTIAGKDGDYSWDSSAIWTTYNNATGNWAMTITRGSGLITINNMTIKNCWNPGGSNINAYPTSTVKNYGNLKVDNVSFIYNHGGVGASIRNTNGSNLTVLNSFFEANRKSSSTGNYGAGVYNNGTATIINCTFQKNYARWGTVTNDKNMTIINSTIRDNIGYDGGSTFKLGSGITINTGSSDFFDLRDIIGINTVINGCTFINNDQLDISVDAGNLNLTNNIFNKSTGVVSQENYKNYTDDIQINIINNTFDSPIGSSLYNSLSSTDKYILILRLQHNYNYDIENNRVLNVGGTNSKALELKSNHAIIRNNTFTRAISLTINNTQVLENNITTTKDDYAIVLGESAKNNTIITNHLVSSTYQGDGAVTYVSGKNTIINNTPKVNIIRLNDETFYIYFDDDGNLKPEYADVQQIQIIASLNNKILTINNSTLNIAQKTTRIISYNTTIVTKENGYVNITGLKINNTNQQPVVIFNTDNNIITKSYFNTTNDYTVIINQTQNNTIENNNFIADLLVGDEATTPVNNNIINSNNPTYQNYLIIDETYNQFFENDGTIKTTTLNETRDIRLILGNLNNKTLLLNNNRTITIKRYHDYTQNNITIKTENTKINMTNMSITNTNKKLVLDLNSKGNIIDKTI